CCGATACTATTTTGCCGCATTGACCCATTACACGTGGCACGGAAGCGCGTGCGAGAGGGATGGCCATATCCCGTTCATTCTGGCGCAAACGGGTGGATCGGGTACGCGATTGCGTACCCTGATGAACAAATGTGGTGGCGAGTCGCCCTCCGAGATGAGCTTGACGCCACTCGTGCGTGCGCTGTTCACGAACTAAGAAATTGGAGAACAGAGCAGCGCGCCGGGTCGGCGCACGAGAGGATGTTCCTTCCTCGTCGCTCAAAGGGCTGCGCCTGTTGCATTCTCAAGTTCGTGCGGCGCTCCAGCTCCAGTTGCGAATTTCCGGCATGTCTTGGCCGTGTTTATGGATGTAGTTCTTATGGTCTATCAGCTTATCCCGGATGAACTGTTTGGCATACGCGGCGCGCGATCCCAGGCTCGGCACGCGATCGATGACGTCGCCGGTGAGATGAAAGCGGTCCAGATCGTTCAGCACCGCCATGTCGAACGGCGTCGTTGTCGTGCCCTCCTCCTTGTACCCCCGGACGTGCAGGTTCTTGTGGTTTGTCCGGCGGTAGGTCAGGCGATGAATCAGCCAGGGGTAGCCGTGGAAAGCGAAAATGATCGGCTTGTCCTTGGTGAAGAGCGCGTCGAAGTCCTTGTCGGAGAGTCCGTGCGGGTGCTCGCTTTGCGGCTGGAGGGTCATCAGGTCCACCACGTTAATGACGCGAATCTTCAGCTCAGGAAAGTGCCTGCGAAGCACTTGCACGGCAGCCAGGGTCTCGAGCGTGGGGACATCGCCCGCGCAGGTCATCACGACATCGGGGTCCCCGCCCTGGTCATTGCTGGCCCATTCCCAGATGCCGAGCCCGGCGGTGCAGTGCTTGATGGCAGCGTCCATATCCAGCCATTGCAGGGAGGGCTGCTTGCCCGCGACGATAACATTGACGTAATTGCGGCTCCGCAGGCAGTGATCGGTTATTGACAAGAGCGTGTTGGCATCGGGCGGTAGATACACACGGATAATGTCTGCCTTCTTGTTTACCACGTGGTCGATGAACCCCGGGTCCTGATGGCTGAAGCCGTTGTGGTCCTGTCGCCAGACGTGCGAGGTGAGCAGATAATTCAGCGAGGCAATCGGACGTCGCCACGGGATGTCGCGAGTCACCTTGAGCCACTTAGCGTGCTGGTTAAACATCGAATCCACGATGTGGATAAACGCTTCGTAGCAGGAGAACAGACCGTGCCGGCCCGTGAGGAGATACCCTTCCAGCCACCC
The window above is part of the Candidatus Methylomirabilota bacterium genome. Proteins encoded here:
- a CDS encoding phosphoketolase family protein, whose protein sequence is RDLRMPDFREYAVRVARPGSVEAEATLIMGAFLRDVMKLNWDRRNFRVFGPDETASNRLTHLFDITGRVSIAEILKTDDHASPDGRVMEVLSEHLCQGWLEGYLLTGRHGLFSCYEAFIHIVDSMFNQHAKWLKVTRDIPWRRPIASLNYLLTSHVWRQDHNGFSHQDPGFIDHVVNKKADIIRVYLPPDANTLLSITDHCLRSRNYVNVIVAGKQPSLQWLDMDAAIKHCTAGLGIWEWASNDQGGDPDVVMTCAGDVPTLETLAAVQVLRRHFPELKIRVINVVDLMTLQPQSEHPHGLSDKDFDALFTKDKPIIFAFHGYPWLIHRLTYRRTNHKNLHVRGYKEEGTTTTPFDMAVLNDLDRFHLTGDVIDRVPSLGSRAAYAKQFIRDKLIDHKNYIHKHGQDMPEIRNWSWSAART